The Maylandia zebra isolate NMK-2024a linkage group LG1, Mzebra_GT3a, whole genome shotgun sequence DNA segment gtgggcctgtctgatcattactgtgttttctttgaaagtaaaatctcagcccacacaaatatatcaacaacagtgatcacaaaacggtgcataactgaagacagtagtgcaatttttaaccaggtcttcccattaacacctgacctgcccagagggtcagtcaatgagctcgtcaatagcttcaatgctaacatgttaaatgtaatggacactattgctcccattaaggtgaaggttatctctggaaggaaaaagtctccatggagaaactccacactggtgaaaaatgaaaaaagagagtgtaggaaagctgagcgcagatggagaaaaacaaacctccaggttcattatgacatttataaagagaaacttcacaattataatttacaactgaggaatgcaaggaggtcctacttctctgacatcatcactaaaaacagccataatgctcgggtcttattttctacagttgacaggctaacaaaccctcctgtgtcagtggcagctgaacttcattcgaccatggcctgcaatgactttgccaaattcttcactgaaaaaatccaaaaaattagacaagcaattggtacatcaacagcagatccaggatatgtactgtgtccaccaaaaaactgtttaaacaccatgaaacagtttcaacctattaacagcaaagacctggaggacatcttaggtcaactgaactcctcctcctgctgtttagatgtcctgccaacaagttttttcaaaaaggtctcaaagactttagagtcagacctgttacagatcgtcaacttttctttattatcaggtgtgtttccagaatcactaaaaactgctgtaatcaaacctatactgaaaaaggacaatcttgacaagacacaaatgaacaactacaggccgatctcaaatctcccgtttttaagtaagatcattgaaaaagcagtttctcaacagctcagttacttcttaaaacagaataactgctacgatgccttccagtcaggttttagacagaaccacagcactgaaaccgctctgaccaaagtgtttaatgacatatgtctgaatacagacagtggaaaaatgtcagtcctagttttactggatctcagtgcagcatttgatacagttgaccacaacatattactcaaacgactggagaactggacaggtctttcaggaactgtactaaactggttcaaaacatacgtagaaaacaggaaatactttgtatcaataggtaacttcacatctgagcagacaagtatcacatgtggagttccccaaggttccatcttgggaccccttctgtttaacatctacatgctcccactggcacagattataaacaacaacaaaataaactatcacagctatgcagatgacacacaaatatatatcacaatgtcaccaggagaccgaggccctgtacaggctcttggtaaatgcattgaggaaatcaatgactggttgtgccacaattttctccagctaaacaaaaacaaaactgaggtaatagtctttggcgccaaagaaaaacgattacaggtcaccagagaacttcaatctatacatctaaaaaccacaaaccaggcgagaaatttgggtgtagtgatggatgcagacctaaacttagaaaaacacattaagacaataacaaagtcagcttactatcacctcaagaatatatcaaggataaaagatctgatgtctcaacaggacctggaaaaactagtccatgcattcatctttagtaggcttgattactgtaacagcatctttacaggtctacctaaaaaatcagtcagacaactacagctcattcagaactctgctgctcgagtcctcactaagaccaaaaaagtggaccacatcagtccagctctgaggtccttacactggctgcctgtccgtcagaggatagactttaaagttctgatgctggcctataaagctctgaatggtttaggaccaaaatacatcaatgacctcctgacccagtatgaaccatccagatccctcaggtcatctggatccggtcttttatcagttcccagagtcagaaccagacacggagaagctgcattcagcttttatgctccttatatctggaacaaactcccagaaagcctcagatcagctgaaacactcagtttatttaaatccaggttgaagactcacctgttctcagctgcatttgaataaagcgccaaatccacactttaagcttaaatttcaaaacttacatttaactactgattttatctactgttctgattttatctgttttgattttatatactgttgtttgtttgtttgtttgtttgtttgtttgtttgtttgtttgtttgtttgtttgtttgtttgttaattagttagttagtttatttgcttgttttattcaattttaaatcatgctttttatttgttcctgtttctaatgtctctgtaaagcactttgaatcaccttgttgttgaattgtgctatacaaataaacttgccttgccttgcctaatatgtgcattgaaggataTATCCTGGTCAAAACGGATTTCCCAGAAAAAGATTTCTGGATGTTTTTATGACAGAATTCTGCCTGTTTTAATGCTGCCTCAGGTGTCTGAAGATCACTGACATCCAATACTGATTTATCTAATtctctgaattttttttctttttgtttatttttgaaaattgatgaACCTGTACCTGTACTACTAAGAAActctttaaaaaaggaaaaaaataaactccTCTGAGATGCTATTTTTATACTGGTTATGTTAATGATCTGTTGTCATATTTAGTggcaaaatgttcctccagtTGTTTTTCAGTAGGTCTCCCAGCTTTGTTGACACATGCTGCTACCATCAGATTCAAAATgaccaagtattttttttttaatgaaattataaAATTCCTGCACTTAAACATTTGGTATCTTCTCTTGTCATTGTACttcatttttacttccaatttGCACAGCCTCTCAACCTTTTTTGGGAATTGAAATGaccatatttattttcttctttaattttttaattagttttaaaaaaacacttttcaaacatttttaaaagttattattagttatttaCTTGAAAAGAGACCCAAATCTGTCGTGTATCGATGTCAACACAATAATTGAATAATTGTCTGTCATTTTCTTACATATATCTTGAGTATTATTgtaattaacatttaaaaaaaaaaaaacatttactttttAATCCTCAAATGTCAAAGGGCAGAGAATGTGTGTGTCGGAAGTTTGTTGTCTAGTCTTTCTGAACCATTCAACCACAAGTGACGCTATCAGGCGCTTGTGGCTCCAGTCAGCATCACCCAATCACTAATCAGAATCTCTTCCCGTGCCCGCCTTCTCTTGATTGGCATTGGCTGACTCTGACAACTTCATGGCGCTATAGGCGGAGTCTGTAACTGAACGGTGAGCTCTCTCCAGCTGTTATTCTATAACCAACACCTGGGCAAGAGGAAAGGAGTGGAGAGAAGGTTGTCCCTCATTTGTTACGGTTATCTACAGGTGAGTGGGTCACGGTGCATTTGTGTAGCGTGTGTTTAACGGTATTCCGTGAATAAATTGTGAGTGTGctttttaaaatccactgtacATGGAACAAAGGACGCAGTTATTTCTGTATGGACACGGTAGATTAAGTTTGCATTATGGGAAGTGGATCTTGCAAGACAGACAGACGTATGTACTGAACAATCATACTATCAACACATAATCCGGAAATTAAAGGTTTTGTTTACGTTATACAACGATGGGTTTCCCCCTCCCCCGTCAGATTTAGCTTTCTACAGGAAGCTGCTAAAAACAGCGTGTTTTTACTTGTTTGGACTATATACATGAAAGCCTTAAGTGTTTTAAACTGAAGTTTTCcagttttattgttattgtagctttagtgctgcagaacggtgtgcatttgtgttacTCATGTTTGTGGGGCGGTTCACAGGGTCACATTCTGGGGATCCGCCCCCTGTTTGTGCAGGTAATGCAAATTCCTGGAAAGTAAGTTTTAGTACTTACCTTTTTTAGCTTAGGATGGGTTACAGTTAAGTTTACTGTAAAGCAACAGTGCATGAATGCATGACACGGAGGAGACgtgactgtgtctgtgtgtgaaagagagaagCGAAAATGAAACCGATGCAAAGAAGAATAAAAGATTTCATGCCATCAGGTTTCCTGTTAAACGAGTTGGGTCTGTCTGTTATCGCACATCTCCAAGGATTTGCACTTTATTCCTCCAATTAGCACATTATCTGTTTAGAAACGTGCAGCCTGTGGAGTAAGCTGCATGATTAGATTTGCAGTGAGACTGTGACTCTGGAGGGTTTGTTCAGCAAGTACACACAAAAGAGTCAATATGTGAACTGGAAGGTAACATCTGTTTGGTTAATAACAGGCTGTTACTTACTGCTGGTACATTCAGTGAAAGTTACTGAGTATCTGACCGACTTACCGCAGTGGTGCACAAAGTGCAGCACATTTGTAGATAACAGATTGTAAACTAATAGCACAATTCTTCACCAGAGTTGAGTGGAGCAGTGACCATGGAGACCACCAGGAGACGACCGCAGCACAGTGCCAATGGGAAAAGATCTGAACAGAAGGAGCAGCTAGCACAGTGGGGGAGAGCGTGGTGAGTCGAATTCACTGAAAAAACACCCTAAATTTTCCTTGGCAGTTTTGACAAACTTCTCAGAAAGTCCTAAAAAAGTTGTTGAGAGTCTTTCCTGCAAACAATCTACTCGGACATTAAAAACATATAATCTTTGTTTATCATATAGTCAGAAATAATGTTAAAATGCATAGACGTGTTTGGCTTAAATATACACAGAGCAGTCTTGACACAGAGTTTAATTACTCcatgaaatgcattttttaagcCAGGAGAACACAGACCTTAAAAATGAACTGTCTTAAGctctaaaatttaaaaacaaaaacacttcaaTTAAACGGTGCTACTATTTCCTCACTCTCTACACATgcaattgcatttatttatttatctgaaacaaGCTGCAGTCGAACCCTTATCTCACTATTATGATCATAATGTAAGCATGTCTACATTCATGTACAGGATGATGAAAGAGTCTTTAAATACCACTTGGTATTTTGGTTGGTTTTTAACTGACATCAGTAAGTGATTTCAAGTTTAGTCTTGAGTTTTAAGACCAAAGTGCTGTTGCATTTAACTTTTGATAACAAAGTAAAGTTTGAGGACCGCCAGAAAATTTCTACTGAGATTAagactataaaaaaaaaaacccaaaaaactgaAATCTTCCACAAACTATAAATGGAAACACTGACACACCGCTTTTTCAGCAACATCCTGGAACAATTTGTTAAACAAGTCCATGAAATTCAGAACACAATCTTCAGACTTATCTGGGTCATTGGGATATGGCATCATAAACGGTTTGATCAACACATCATATATTCATGGCACACAAATGAGCCTTGGTACAAAGCTGGGAGAAGACACACAGATATGTAAACAGAGAGTAATGCACCAGGGGGAAGTGGTTAGATTaaaaattaatcagaatgtaTGTCTGAGGCTAATGAGACTGTCGTTACTTTGACAAGTGTTTGATCATAAACACATTATTGTCACAAACTGGAGCTGATGATGACTTTAGATGAAATATTAAGCTGTTAATTACTATGTATAACCCAAAATAAATGTCAGTCTAtcctatgattttttttatttatttccctgaaaacacaaggagagCAGCACTCATTACAGTTCACGTTCACCTGCTGCAAATATGTCGTCAGGTATGCTGGCACGgaacattttgttgtttcccaGTTTAACAACCAGGCTGGTCTGCGAGTCTCTGCAGTCATCTCTGTGGTACATCAGTGCAGAATCGATCCATCAATTTATTTAGAGACAATAACTGCAGCTTTAGGATTTGTCACCTGGAGACCATAAATATCTACAATAAGACCAGTCAAATGATATTTACCTGCTGGTGATGAAGGATGAGCTGCTAAGGAGCAAAAGTGATCACCTGGGCAAGCGAAGGTCAGTGTAAAATTTCGAGCCAGTCCGTTAAACAGTTTTTGATCGATTTCAGACTGACAGTCGGTCATTACCGAAGCCACAGAGCTGACATGGCTAAGATGGTTTCTCTTGCAGAAATGATGCTTGACTAAGAAATGAAAGTTTAATGATAATCcacaaaaaaaactgcataaTTCCCTTTTTTGTTGAATCATGTGATGTTTGGTAGAAGTTGTACTCTTCACATGTGTAATGCAAGagaataaaaaacagctgcattCCATTTTGGTGCTCTTTTGTTCTAGTTTCCTGTTATTGTGCAAACCAGCTTCATGGAACCAAGTCATGAAGCACGTCCCCCGCGAGCCTGCAAAGGATAagagaatggatagatggatttattttgttgtaattCTTCCTCGTAATCTTTTGCCTTTTCCATCAGTCAGGTTTTATTCTGATTGGTACTAAAATGGAGTTTTATCTTAGCAATTATTTTGTTTAACCAATACATGTTTAATTTTAGGAATTATTCATAATACATAGTTTATAggttaaaaaaccccaaaacaaaataaacttgtTTCCTATGCAGTACCGTAAAGTACCTCTAGGGGGTCCTATCACCCTTATTTAAGAGAGGCTCAAAGTATTTAGGTTTAGAGTACTGCACTCACATTTCACATTTAGAGAAATATGAAACAGGTGAATAATGTTTCAGCTTGAAGTCTTCACACTGTATCTGTGTGCATGTATGATCTGTTCACAGGGAGGTGGACTGGTTTTCCCTCATCAGTGTAATCGGCCTCCTTTGCTTTGCCCCTTTCATTGTCTTCTACTTTGTGATGGCCTGTGATCAGTATGAGTGCTCCATCACCCAGCCTGTGTTGGATCTGTACCAAGGAGAGGCCACCCTGCTCTCCATTTGGGCCCGGGCACCCTCCTTCTCGTGGTCAGCTGCTAAGATCTATGCCATCTGGGTGAGCTTCCAGGTAAGCAGGGGAGTTTGAGGGCAGTGTAACTCAAAGAAACTGTCTGTTGTCTTTTAGTTCAAATgctctgtgttttcctttaGGTGTTCCTGTACATGTGTTTTCCTGATATTACCCACAAGTTCATCCCTGGCTATGTTGGTGGTGTGCAGGAAGGAGCACGAACCCCAGCTGGTGATTAACAGattaatacacacatacacccactcatcagtccacagcacTTGTTTAATTATGAGGACCTGTTTTATACCCATGCCTGTGAAAAGATTAATAGATTTTGGCTTTTATTATCAAAGCAGTATGTAGAAatagttgtctttttttttctctgttcacAAGGCCTGATTAACAAGTATGAGATCAATGGACTGCAGTGCTGGCTCATCACTCATGCACTGTGGTTTGCCAACGCACATTATTTCCACTGGTTTTCTCCCACGATCATATTCGACAACTGGATCCCCCTGCTGTGGTGCACTAACATACTGGGCTATGCTGTGTCCACGTTTGCTTTCATAAAAGCGCATCTTTTCCCCACCAACGCTGAGGACTGGTGAGTACTGATGCACACGTGTCACTGAGGTAGGAGGAGCAGAAGTTTAAAGCAACTTTTTGAACATGTTTTCTTCCATCTCTGTTTCTGACTATACAGCAAGTTCACAGGGAACATCTTCTATAACTACATGATGGGTATTGAGTTCAACCCCCGCATAGGCAAGTGGTTTGACTTCAAGTTATTCTTCAACGGCCGGCCCGGCATCGTAGCCTGGACTCTAATCAATCTGTCCTACATGGCCAAGCAACAAGAACTCTACGGTTACATCACCAACTCCATGATCCTGGTGAATGTACTGCAGGTAAGACGAGGTTTAAATTAAATGAATCTTCTTTCGCAATTTCAGGTGAAAGTTGAATGATTTAAGAGGATATTTTTATACTTGCACTGCTAGAGTGGCTTTGCAAGGTTTACGGTTCAAAATCATTCTTATTTAGTCTTGTTGCAGCCCTGAAATGAGTGTTTTTTAGCTCCAGATTTGCTGCCTCTATTCAAAGAAGCTTTAACTAGTTGTATGTCTGAGAAGGCCATATTGTAGGTATTTGCACTCACTGACATCATAATGaaccaaggggaaaaaaatgttttcatcgAGCTTTGGATAAAACCTCCTCAAGATGCTCATGAATTCCTGTAAGCAGGAAAAGCCCTGATGTGTCCTACTTTCACAGTGCTCCTTGGTCAGCAGTCTTCTGTTGGCAGCTCTAAAGCCCAGTCATATTATAACAGGTGAACTATGGCTGCGGACTGATTAACCTGAGCAAGCCTCTGATGAGTAGATTAGATAGTGTCACCTGTTTCAGTGGTAGAATGCAACTCAGCAGATCTTTGGTACAGACTGTGTTCAATGACAGAAGGTCAGGTTTAACTTACCTTCGATTGCTGACATAGAAATAAACTAGATCTGTAAATATTAattctttcttttacatttctattttttcagaatttaattaaatgtttctACTATCTCAAACTTTTTGTCAATATCCGGGTTTATATCCTAGTACAACAAGTTTATCTAACCCACCGTATGCTGTGAAACTTAAAATACAACAGAGCATTGCATCCTTCATGTTCACGTCAAGGTTGTGTGTAGATGTGCATGATATAtttccagcatgtttcattaaAGCGGACCCATAATGctgaaagacatttttattcttgAGCTCTCTTTACTTTACCTCTCAGTTCATCCTCAGCCTGATTTTGATTTAGTTCCTCTCTCTTAAAGGTCACTCTCCCTTATAAACAGAGTTTGAACAAGAGGTGGGCGGTGCTTCTGTGCTCACACTTAGTGCTGTGTGTCTGAGATGACCGTATTAGGAATAGTACGAAGCCTGCCTGAAACTGAGCATATATGACTTTGAAGCCGAAGCTTTTGGCTCACTGAGGCTATTTTAGTTTTGGGCGACTTTAAAGAAAACCTTTGTTGGATGAAAATCGAAGCAACTGAAGTCTAAAGCTGCAATTTGAGTAAAAAGCCTCTGCTTCTGATAGGCTATTTATGTACTGGACTTCTTCTGGAATGAGGCGTGGTACCTGAAGACCATCGATATCTGTCATGACCACTTTGGATGGTATCTGGGCTGGGGAGACTGTGTTTGGCTGCCATACCTCTACACACTGCAGGTAACAAATATATAGATGGTaacactcaaaaacacacaagATCAAACTTCATCAGTGTTACTTTTCTCATACTCTTACCTTGATAATCAGATGGCTTCCATTAAGAATGAATGCGTTTGTTTCTCTTCAGGGTCTGTACCTGGTGTACCACCCAGTCCAGCTCTCCGATGCCCACGCCCTCGCCGTCTTGCTGCTCGGCCTCGTTGGGTATTACATCTTTCGCTCCACCAACCACCAGAAGGATCTGTTCCGCCGCACAGAGGGCTCCTGCTCCATCTGGGGCCGCAAACCAACATGGATTGAGTGCACATATCGCTCCGCCGATGGCGGCATGCACCGCAGCAAGCTCCTGACCTCAGGCTTCTGGGGCGTGGCCCGGCACTTCAACTACACCGGTGACCTGATGGGCTCTCTGGCCTATTGTGCCTCGTGTGGTTTCGGCCACATACTTCCATATTTCTACATTGTTTACATGACTATCTTGCTGGTCCACCGCTGTGTTCGCGATGAACACCGCTGCAGCAGCAAGTATGGCAAAGACTGGAAACGGTACACCGATGCCGTGCCTTCCCGGCTCATTCCTGGAGTGTTTTAGAGTGTGGAAGGGTTGGGGGAATAATGGGAGGAAGGAAGGGTGAGCGgggaaaagataaataaatacagaaattttGAAATGCTATTAGGTTAGCATGATAAACATGAATTTTTACACATCGGGAATACATCATTGAACActctgcacatgtgctgtatttTTATACATGGTGCCTGTATTACATGTGTGTATGCAGGCAGAGTAGATGTATTGCTGTAACTTTCGCCTCACTAAAGACAGTTTGATGCAAATCTATTTTCTTTAAGCTCTGACGATTTCAAACACCTTTTTTTACCAGAAGGACCAAACACAGCCTGACCAGCTCACACCAAAATCAGGAGCATATACAGCTAGTTCTGtaattcctttttttctccaacTACACAATGCTGTGGTTTGTGTATGGGTGATTGATATGACAGTCATTTATCAAAAGTAAGTTTTGATTACAATTTATCTCCTGGGAATTTCTTTCATAAGTTTTTAAGATGACGTATAGCTCTGAATGACTTAATAGCTGGCTCTATTCACAGGTTCACTGAAAACAAGCCTTTTTTATATGAAGGTTGTTTTATGGTGTCACATTGTTCATTAGCATTTGCAAGATTCTCATTTCTAACCAGCAGGAGAATTTTGTTACACGAGCCAGGTTGTGTAATGGTTTATCTTGTTGGTGAatgtttttggggggtttattttttttcagcatGCTCACATATACTGGCCTTGACTCATTTTAAGACTCATTAAGGATCATGGAAATGACACAACTGAACAACAATAAAAtgcactttctgttttttttaagtctataAAGAATTAAACTTAAagaattaaaatgttaaaaatatcagTCTATTAATGTCCATCCTCTTCCAATTAacacataaagacagaaaaccGTTTGCGCTCACATTTCCACCTATGAGCAACTTAGAATCATATATCTGACCTAACCGCACTAATTGCATTTCtgtagactgtgggaggaagctgagtATCCACGCATCACGAAGAGAACATAGAAACTCCACCTAGAAACACCCCAGCCAGATGGTGGAGTCTAACTCAGGCAACAGTGCCACTGCGCCACCGTGCGGCCCATCAATCAATGAATAAATTTTATTCACTTGGTTTATAAATTAATTATTCAGAAACTTGCATCATAATCAAATATCAAGACAATTCTACATATATCAGTTGTGAAGGAACTAAAAAGTGGACAATCAAAGTTGATCCCATTTGTTGTACGTTGCGGTGTCTAACACTAGAGGGCAGCAGGTGACAGCTAATCTCTGTGGCTGGTCAGCTGAGGAGAAATTAATACAGGGTTGCACTAGATTTATAAACttgaatttctttttattaactCAAGCTTCTTGGACCTGACTTTGGACCAAATTAAACAATGCTCAAAACAGAAATTGTTGAACCTATCCTAGATATGGGCGTTCTTTGTCTTTCAATAAATTAAAATTGTGCTTTAGCACCACTATTATGTTACAAGAGATGtgcataagtaaaaaaaaaaacattatggaGACAAAATAAGAACTAAAGGACCTCCATTTGACAATAGTTGTCAAAAGGATTCAAGAAATATGCTAAACAACATCCCAAACTGAAAATCTACATTTAGCTACGTGTGTTGGatcaaaaaactgaattgtgaGTTGATTCATCCCAAGATGGAAAACCTAGAGCGTGCCTTATCTTATTGCTAAAAAATTCAGTTAACCGATTTCACTAAATATGCTTCCTtcagcagagctcagagcagCGACTGAATGGGATTTGCCATAAGTTTGTTCTGACTGTTTCCAGAAACC contains these protein-coding regions:
- the dhcr7 gene encoding 7-dehydrocholesterol reductase, with the protein product METTRRRPQHSANGKRSEQKEQLAQWGRAWEVDWFSLISVIGLLCFAPFIVFYFVMACDQYECSITQPVLDLYQGEATLLSIWARAPSFSWSAAKIYAIWVSFQVFLYMCFPDITHKFIPGYVGGVQEGARTPAGLINKYEINGLQCWLITHALWFANAHYFHWFSPTIIFDNWIPLLWCTNILGYAVSTFAFIKAHLFPTNAEDCKFTGNIFYNYMMGIEFNPRIGKWFDFKLFFNGRPGIVAWTLINLSYMAKQQELYGYITNSMILVNVLQAIYVLDFFWNEAWYLKTIDICHDHFGWYLGWGDCVWLPYLYTLQGLYLVYHPVQLSDAHALAVLLLGLVGYYIFRSTNHQKDLFRRTEGSCSIWGRKPTWIECTYRSADGGMHRSKLLTSGFWGVARHFNYTGDLMGSLAYCASCGFGHILPYFYIVYMTILLVHRCVRDEHRCSSKYGKDWKRYTDAVPSRLIPGVF